Proteins from a single region of Chitinibacter bivalviorum:
- a CDS encoding lytic polysaccharide monooxygenase, with protein MQKQRNGRALPIRIALGLGLLATSQLVLAHGSMEVPVSRVLSCFNEGPENPKSAACQAAVAVSGPQFLYDWSGVNQLPAGNHKGFVPDGQLCAGGKANYAGLNLPRTDWSATNIAPDANGKFEFTFNAPAPHATTDWVFYVTKDGWNPNQALSWSDLEGVYGEGFCKFSDKAKNLPVISADKRYKMSCTLPKKTGKHIIFVTWQRSDSAEAFYSCSDVNFPGTISTYKELGQLRAQANLAEKSTVTFRLFDKNGVDLESAQIVADFDAQTGADLTQMNIWPYFLAQKVNGTSKFVSVGVLQANGAVAPVQNAQDNRVYSRNGQDYIYRVDIAAPAGVTPKPTTAPALTPTPAPVITPAPVVTPTPAPVVTPVPVVTPKPTVAPSTPTPVVTPKPTVAPVVTPTPAPIVTPVATAPATNACVAAWDSAKVYANPGNTVSYAGRNYQNKWWTTGEKPDPASQWGVWKDMGACK; from the coding sequence ATGCAAAAACAACGCAATGGGCGTGCTCTGCCCATCCGTATTGCGCTCGGCCTCGGTTTGCTGGCGACTAGCCAGCTGGTCTTAGCGCATGGCTCAATGGAAGTCCCGGTGAGCCGCGTTTTAAGCTGCTTTAACGAAGGCCCGGAAAATCCAAAATCAGCCGCTTGCCAGGCTGCGGTTGCTGTATCAGGCCCGCAGTTTTTGTACGATTGGTCTGGTGTAAATCAGTTGCCAGCGGGCAACCACAAAGGTTTTGTGCCTGATGGCCAATTGTGTGCAGGTGGTAAGGCCAACTACGCGGGTCTTAATCTGCCACGGACTGATTGGTCTGCAACGAATATTGCGCCCGATGCCAATGGCAAATTTGAATTCACGTTTAACGCGCCAGCGCCCCATGCCACGACCGACTGGGTGTTTTATGTAACTAAAGACGGTTGGAACCCCAATCAAGCCTTGTCGTGGAGTGATCTGGAAGGCGTGTATGGTGAAGGTTTCTGCAAATTTAGCGATAAAGCCAAAAATCTACCCGTCATTAGCGCCGATAAACGCTACAAAATGTCGTGTACTTTGCCAAAGAAAACCGGCAAACACATTATCTTCGTCACTTGGCAGCGTAGTGATAGTGCCGAAGCATTTTACTCATGCTCGGACGTAAATTTCCCTGGCACGATTTCAACGTACAAAGAACTGGGCCAATTGCGTGCGCAAGCCAATCTGGCCGAAAAGTCGACCGTGACTTTCCGTCTGTTTGATAAAAACGGTGTGGACTTGGAATCAGCACAAATTGTGGCTGATTTTGATGCGCAAACTGGGGCTGACCTGACGCAAATGAACATCTGGCCGTATTTCTTGGCGCAGAAAGTGAATGGCACGTCGAAGTTTGTCAGCGTGGGTGTATTGCAAGCTAATGGCGCAGTTGCGCCAGTGCAAAATGCACAAGATAACCGCGTGTATAGCCGTAATGGTCAAGACTATATCTACCGAGTGGATATTGCAGCCCCGGCTGGCGTAACGCCGAAGCCAACAACTGCACCAGCGCTGACACCGACTCCAGCGCCGGTGATTACTCCTGCTCCAGTCGTAACGCCAACTCCAGCTCCCGTTGTTACCCCCGTTCCGGTGGTGACGCCGAAACCGACGGTTGCGCCGAGCACGCCGACGCCCGTTGTGACACCGAAACCAACGGTAGCGCCTGTTGTAACACCAACCCCTGCTCCTATCGTAACGCCTGTAGCCACGGCTCCGGCAACGAATGCGTGTGTAGCCGCTTGGGATAGCGCCAAAGTGTATGCCAACCCAGGCAATACAGTGAGCTATGCAGGTCGTAACTACCAGAATAAATGGTGGACGACAGGTGAGAAGCCAGATCCTGCTAGCCAGTGGGGAGTGTGGAAAGATATGGGCGCTTGCAAGTAA
- the gmhB gene encoding D-glycero-beta-D-manno-heptose 1,7-bisphosphate 7-phosphatase has product MKLLILDRDGVINEDRPDFIKSPDEWIPIPGSLEAIGELTRAGWTIVVATNQSCIGRGIIDIAMLNNIHAKMHRAVVNAGGHIDAIFFCPHAPDAGCECRKPAPGMVLDIARRFRVDIEDCMMVGDSIRDLQSIVAAGGKPILVRTGNGRKSEASADLPPDTWVFDDLAAVCDALLAN; this is encoded by the coding sequence ATCAAGCTACTGATTCTGGACCGAGACGGCGTGATTAATGAAGATCGCCCTGACTTTATCAAATCGCCCGACGAATGGATTCCGATTCCGGGTAGTTTGGAAGCCATCGGTGAGCTGACCCGTGCGGGCTGGACGATTGTGGTGGCGACCAATCAAAGCTGTATTGGCCGCGGCATTATCGACATTGCCATGCTCAATAATATTCATGCCAAAATGCACCGCGCCGTCGTCAATGCGGGTGGGCATATTGATGCGATCTTCTTTTGCCCTCATGCGCCCGATGCGGGTTGTGAATGCCGCAAGCCTGCGCCAGGCATGGTGCTCGACATTGCGCGTCGCTTCCGGGTTGATATTGAAGACTGCATGATGGTGGGCGATTCGATCCGTGATCTGCAGTCGATTGTTGCTGCGGGTGGCAAGCCGATTTTGGTACGGACGGGAAATGGCCGCAAATCGGAAGCATCGGCTGATTTGCCACCTGATACTTGGGTTTTTGATGACTTGGCGGCTGTTTGCGATGCTTTGCTGGCAAATTAA
- a CDS encoding M48 family metallopeptidase: MALQANFQLASGHIPYQVQRSARRRSIGLKIDTTGLTIILPQRAPLAEAERVIRLKLAWIQAKLAEREARVIADPAPKLAWGEAVWWLGEQRNLQPALRGKLTDDVLFLCAANDARIPDALARFYQRSAKPYFAERIAVWSARMNLYPTQTALSSARTRWGSCTSKGVVRLNWRLMQAPASVIDYVIIHELAHLAEMNHSARFWAIVAQVCPNWKAERAWLKHYGNQLLNW; encoded by the coding sequence ATGGCTTTGCAGGCTAATTTCCAATTGGCCTCTGGCCATATACCCTACCAAGTGCAACGCAGTGCCCGCCGACGCAGTATCGGTTTGAAAATCGATACCACGGGCCTGACGATTATTCTGCCGCAACGTGCGCCCTTGGCCGAGGCCGAGCGCGTGATTCGACTTAAACTGGCGTGGATTCAAGCCAAGCTGGCCGAGCGCGAAGCGCGGGTGATTGCCGACCCCGCACCCAAATTAGCGTGGGGCGAAGCGGTATGGTGGCTCGGTGAGCAGCGCAATTTGCAGCCGGCTTTACGCGGCAAGCTCACAGACGACGTGTTATTTCTATGCGCCGCGAACGACGCGCGAATACCCGACGCTTTGGCCCGATTTTACCAGCGCAGCGCCAAACCCTATTTTGCCGAGCGCATTGCAGTCTGGTCGGCGCGAATGAATTTGTATCCGACTCAAACCGCTCTGTCGTCCGCACGCACGCGCTGGGGAAGTTGTACTTCAAAAGGTGTTGTACGACTCAATTGGCGCTTGATGCAGGCCCCGGCGAGTGTGATTGATTACGTCATCATTCACGAATTGGCTCATCTGGCCGAGATGAACCACTCTGCCCGGTTTTGGGCGATCGTCGCGCAAGTTTGCCCGAACTGGAAAGCTGAGCGTGCCTGGTTGAAACACTATGGCAATCAATTGCTAAATTGGTAG
- a CDS encoding lysophospholipid acyltransferase family protein produces MVRFRSALYSLGLLVLTPIFALIALFIFPLSAVTRNAVIAWWSRLMFAWLKITCGLSFKVEGAENIPHGPAMIMCKHQSAWETMALQLIFPPQVWVLKRELLKIPFFGWGLAATSPIAIDRGQRAQAQRQLMEQGRDRLNKGLWIVIFPEGTRIKPGERGQYKQGGARLAKDLDVPIVPVAMNSGEFWPKNSFCKWPGEITVRIGKPILPEGKNSLALINEVEGWIEGEMAQITGRGPCYQKPE; encoded by the coding sequence ATGGTCCGTTTTCGCTCTGCCTTATATAGCTTGGGTTTGCTGGTTTTAACGCCCATCTTTGCTTTGATTGCCTTGTTTATTTTTCCGCTGTCCGCGGTGACGCGAAATGCCGTGATCGCTTGGTGGTCACGCCTGATGTTTGCTTGGCTCAAAATCACCTGTGGTTTGAGTTTTAAAGTAGAAGGTGCAGAAAACATTCCGCACGGCCCGGCAATGATTATGTGCAAACATCAATCGGCGTGGGAAACGATGGCTCTGCAATTGATTTTCCCGCCGCAAGTATGGGTGCTCAAACGCGAATTACTCAAAATCCCATTTTTCGGTTGGGGCTTGGCAGCAACATCGCCAATTGCAATTGATCGCGGTCAGCGTGCGCAGGCGCAGCGGCAATTGATGGAGCAGGGGCGTGATCGCCTGAATAAAGGCTTGTGGATTGTGATTTTCCCCGAAGGCACGCGCATTAAGCCGGGCGAGCGCGGGCAATATAAACAAGGTGGCGCACGACTGGCCAAAGATCTGGATGTGCCGATTGTGCCGGTCGCGATGAATTCGGGTGAATTCTGGCCGAAAAATTCCTTCTGCAAATGGCCCGGCGAAATTACCGTGCGAATTGGTAAACCGATTTTGCCTGAGGGTAAAAATTCCTTGGCGCTGATTAATGAGGTTGAAGGCTGGATTGAGGGCGAGATGGCGCAAATTACTGGTCGCGGCCCTTGCTATCAAAAGCCTGAGTGA